In Myxococcota bacterium, a single genomic region encodes these proteins:
- a CDS encoding PQQ-dependent sugar dehydrogenase, with the protein MTKSHALGGAGLCLVLFLFSACSILPEEYAVNAPMFHQMLGWGGGEAPPDESFGAQIVPAAGFSMGTFAEGLNSVRFLRPLSGGALLASQPRAGTVWRLAPDSNGDGRSDEVRPLLEDLDRPHGLDVHDGWLYVAEGAAIGRIRIDAETGETSGAYTRIVEGLPDGENHWTKTARIGPDGLLYVTVGSTCNVCIEEDERRAAMLRFQPDGSEPEIFARGLRNSVGFDWQPGTGALYATDNGRDLLGDDFPPCELNRVEEGQFYGWPFANGDNVPDPDFGAGQDERIATSVPPVHGFPAHNAPLGITFLRHPSLPDAWQGAALVALHGSWNRTSKDGYKVVSLHWGADGSIEQRDFIVGFEQDENVLGRPVDVAEGADGTVYVSDDYAGAIYWLKHDGSAAGGVAPAARASSSTTPAKAGDATAGAALWERHACASCHVGEAATAGVVIVPLQTLGDRYTPATLADFLAAPTPPMPAFPLDTTERADLAAHLLRRFP; encoded by the coding sequence GTGACGAAATCCCACGCGCTTGGCGGGGCGGGACTCTGTCTCGTCCTCTTTCTGTTCTCGGCCTGCTCCATCCTTCCCGAGGAGTACGCCGTCAATGCCCCGATGTTCCACCAGATGCTCGGCTGGGGCGGCGGTGAGGCCCCTCCCGACGAGAGCTTCGGGGCCCAGATCGTCCCGGCGGCGGGTTTCTCGATGGGCACCTTCGCCGAGGGGCTGAACAGCGTCCGCTTCCTGCGTCCGCTGTCGGGCGGGGCCCTCCTCGCCAGCCAACCCCGCGCGGGCACGGTCTGGCGCCTGGCACCCGACTCGAATGGAGACGGGCGCTCGGACGAGGTTCGTCCGCTGCTCGAAGACCTCGACCGGCCCCACGGCCTCGACGTCCACGACGGCTGGCTCTACGTCGCCGAAGGGGCCGCCATCGGTCGGATCCGGATCGACGCCGAGACCGGGGAGACCTCGGGCGCATACACGCGCATCGTCGAGGGGCTGCCCGACGGAGAGAACCACTGGACGAAGACGGCGCGCATCGGACCCGACGGCCTGCTGTACGTGACCGTCGGCTCCACCTGCAACGTTTGCATCGAAGAAGACGAACGCCGCGCCGCCATGCTGCGCTTCCAGCCCGACGGCAGCGAGCCCGAGATCTTCGCGCGCGGCCTGCGCAACAGCGTGGGCTTCGATTGGCAGCCCGGCACTGGCGCGCTCTACGCCACCGACAACGGTCGCGACCTGCTGGGCGACGACTTCCCGCCCTGCGAGCTCAACCGCGTCGAAGAAGGCCAGTTCTATGGTTGGCCCTTCGCCAACGGCGACAACGTCCCCGACCCGGACTTCGGCGCGGGACAGGACGAGAGGATCGCGACGTCCGTCCCTCCGGTGCACGGCTTCCCGGCCCACAACGCCCCGCTCGGGATCACCTTCCTACGTCACCCGTCCCTGCCCGACGCGTGGCAGGGAGCAGCCCTGGTGGCCCTCCATGGGTCGTGGAACCGCACTTCGAAAGACGGCTACAAGGTGGTGTCGTTGCACTGGGGCGCGGACGGAAGCATCGAGCAGCGCGACTTCATCGTCGGATTCGAACAGGACGAGAACGTGCTGGGCCGCCCGGTCGACGTGGCCGAGGGCGCGGACGGCACGGTCTACGTGTCCGACGACTACGCGGGCGCCATCTACTGGTTGAAGCACGACGGCAGTGCCGCGGGCGGTGTCGCACCTGCCGCGCGCGCCAGCTCGTCGACGACGCCTGCGAAGGCGGGCGACGCCACCGCGGGTGCGGCGCTCTGGGAACGCCACGCCTGCGCCAGCTGTCACGTCGGCGAAGCCGCCACCGCCGGTGTGGTCATCGTTCCCCTCCAGACGCTCGGCGATCGCTACACGCCGGCGACACTCGCCGACTTCCTCGCGGCGCCGACGCCGCCGATGCCCGCCTTCCCGCTCGACACGACCGAGCGCGCCGATCTGGCCGCCCACCTGCTGCGTCGTTTCCCCTAG
- the rplX gene encoding 50S ribosomal protein L24 — protein MARRIRVGDNVQVISGSDRGRQGKVLAIDGDRVRVEKVRIQKVHMKPGRSAARAGGILEREGFIHASNVMPVDGDGKPSRVRVQTDDKGRRSRVFATSGDAVPEPTEA, from the coding sequence ATGGCCCGCAGGATTCGTGTCGGCGACAACGTACAGGTGATTTCAGGCTCCGATCGTGGACGCCAGGGCAAGGTGCTCGCGATCGATGGCGACCGCGTGCGGGTCGAGAAGGTCCGCATTCAGAAGGTGCACATGAAGCCGGGTCGCAGTGCGGCGCGCGCGGGCGGCATTCTCGAGCGCGAGGGGTTCATCCACGCCTCGAACGTCATGCCGGTCGATGGCGACGGCAAGCCCAGCCGAGTCCGCGTTCAGACCGACGACAAGGGTCGCCGCAGTCGTGTGTTTGCGACCTCCGGCGATGCGGTGCCCGAGCCCACCGAGGCGTAG
- the rpmG gene encoding 50S ribosomal protein L33, whose product MAKKGKREKIKLESSAGTGHFYTTAKNKQNTPGKIELKKYDPVVRKHVVYKETKLK is encoded by the coding sequence ATGGCGAAGAAGGGCAAGCGCGAGAAGATCAAGTTGGAGTCGTCGGCAGGAACCGGCCACTTCTACACGACCGCGAAGAACAAGCAGAACACACCCGGGAAGATCGAACTCAAGAAGTACGATCCCGTCGTCCGCAAGCACGTCGTCTACAAAGAGACGAAGCTCAAATAG
- a CDS encoding 4Fe-4S binding protein, translated as MCQDCVDQACVEVCPVDCIYGYDGSDSETYPNQLYIDPEECINCGVCEPECPWEAIFEDEQVPDVFKEDVDKNAKILDAKDDFSVPDVEEKEKPTQEQIDANKEKWGYSA; from the coding sequence ATGTGCCAAGACTGCGTCGACCAGGCGTGTGTCGAGGTGTGCCCCGTCGACTGCATCTACGGATACGACGGCAGCGATTCCGAGACGTACCCGAACCAGCTCTACATCGACCCCGAAGAGTGCATCAACTGCGGCGTCTGCGAGCCCGAGTGCCCGTGGGAAGCGATCTTCGAGGACGAGCAGGTCCCCGACGTCTTCAAGGAAGACGTGGACAAGAACGCGAAGATCCTCGACGCGAAGGACGACTTCTCCGTTCCCGACGTGGAAGAGAAGGAGAAGCCGACCCAGGAGCAGATCGACGCGAACAAGGAGAAGTGGGGCTACTCGGCCTAG
- a CDS encoding shikimate dehydrogenase, with the protein MPNAETVLCGIVLHPAGHTRSPAMHNAAYAALGLDAAYLSFDVPPALLEEAIEGVRRHRVRQLSVSIPHKTEVLSWVDDVDETATAIGAANTLVLDGEHLRASNTDWLGVVRALEPVRTLEGARAVVLGAGGTARAATYGLRARGASVRLLNRTVAKAEALARELGADGAGALDELGDAPCDVVVNTTSVGLGEDRSPVRVEAIPRACVVLDAVYAPERTRLLQDAATRGAQTVSGRWMLVHQAVAQLEAWHGPVDADRIANVMSAAFGPEPDVSGHAGAG; encoded by the coding sequence TTGCCGAACGCTGAAACCGTCTTGTGCGGGATCGTCTTGCACCCGGCCGGGCACACCCGCTCCCCGGCCATGCACAACGCCGCCTACGCGGCCCTCGGTCTCGACGCCGCCTACCTCTCGTTCGACGTACCGCCAGCGCTGCTCGAAGAAGCGATCGAAGGCGTTCGGCGCCACCGCGTGCGCCAGCTCTCCGTCTCGATCCCTCACAAGACCGAGGTGCTCTCCTGGGTCGACGACGTCGATGAAACCGCCACGGCGATCGGCGCGGCGAACACCCTGGTGCTCGACGGCGAACACCTGCGGGCTTCGAACACGGATTGGCTCGGTGTGGTCCGGGCGCTGGAACCGGTGAGGACGCTCGAAGGGGCCCGAGCGGTCGTGCTCGGTGCGGGAGGTACGGCCCGCGCGGCCACCTACGGTCTGCGCGCACGGGGAGCGTCGGTGCGCCTGTTGAACCGCACCGTCGCGAAGGCCGAGGCACTCGCGCGCGAACTCGGTGCCGACGGGGCCGGCGCCCTCGACGAACTCGGCGACGCACCCTGCGACGTCGTCGTGAACACCACCTCGGTCGGTCTCGGAGAGGACCGCAGCCCGGTCCGCGTCGAGGCGATCCCGCGCGCGTGCGTGGTACTGGACGCGGTCTACGCGCCGGAGCGCACGCGGCTCCTGCAGGACGCCGCGACGCGCGGCGCGCAGACGGTCAGCGGACGCTGGATGCTCGTGCACCAGGCCGTGGCCCAGCTCGAAGCCTGGCACGGACCGGTGGACGCAGACCGCATCGCGAACGTGATGTCCGCGGCCTTCGGCCCCGAACCCGACGTCAGCGGCCACGCGGGCGCCGGCTAG
- a CDS encoding uracil-DNA glycosylase family protein has protein sequence MDAELRDELRAGLAAARRWLAEYAEEGIELRPVAPATPAPNEPDPNAAETTPAADDAAKATPEPVATSSEPVARAPEPLTLLEEPAPFPPGASLDDVREALGDCQRCRLSEGRTQIVFGDGNPQADLMFVGEGPGAEEDRRGLPFVGRAGELLTAMIEKGLGIPRSEVYIANIVKCRPPNNRTPLADEAQTCSPYLHGQIAAVQPKVIIALGKPATSLLLGRDVAITRIRGQWHEYRGIPLMPTLHPAFVLRQYTEANRRAVWEDLKAASAKASETPST, from the coding sequence GTGGACGCGGAGCTGCGCGACGAGCTGCGGGCGGGCCTCGCCGCCGCACGCCGCTGGCTCGCGGAGTACGCCGAAGAGGGCATCGAGCTTCGACCGGTGGCACCTGCCACCCCAGCTCCGAACGAACCCGACCCGAACGCGGCCGAAACCACCCCGGCGGCCGACGATGCAGCGAAGGCAACACCGGAGCCCGTCGCGACGTCCAGCGAACCGGTCGCCCGCGCCCCGGAGCCGCTCACACTCCTCGAGGAACCGGCGCCCTTCCCTCCCGGTGCGAGCCTCGACGACGTGCGCGAGGCCCTGGGAGACTGTCAGCGCTGCCGACTCTCCGAGGGCCGGACGCAGATCGTGTTCGGCGACGGCAACCCGCAGGCCGACCTCATGTTCGTCGGCGAGGGACCGGGCGCCGAAGAAGATCGGCGCGGCCTGCCCTTCGTGGGGCGCGCCGGTGAACTACTGACCGCGATGATCGAAAAAGGCCTGGGCATCCCGCGCAGCGAGGTCTACATCGCCAACATCGTGAAGTGCCGGCCACCCAACAACCGCACGCCCCTCGCCGACGAAGCCCAGACCTGCAGCCCCTACCTTCACGGCCAGATCGCTGCGGTGCAACCGAAGGTGATCATCGCTCTCGGCAAGCCCGCGACGAGCCTGCTGCTGGGACGCGACGTCGCCATCACCCGCATCCGCGGACAATGGCACGAGTATCGCGGCATCCCGCTGATGCCGACGCTGCATCCCGCGTTCGTGCTCCGGCAGTACACCGAGGCAAACCGCCGGGCGGTCTGGGAAGATCTGAAGGCCGCTTCCGCGAAGGCGAGCGAGACTCCTTCGACCTGA
- a CDS encoding multiheme c-type cytochrome has protein sequence MDSRSETRSQRGVSHDQGQRRPKIGAVLLAIVIAIGCGNTEEASAPTTTAPGSEAAPEAASVEPAKSGGKQRVQRKEQPLPAISGFALDGQRIQIGDFLGKRVALYFFDPGARDADAISTAVSRVAALGAEYNFAVVGIAFGADRPTAEAHVAKNNLDFPVIDDASGRISRRFGLREAAMLGVDGDGYVTWASRFSTNMPNPSDHIEGQLRTALRIPEAAPESFGSRPEAPTFTAKQLDEEAPFDFATTRGEAVVLIFFLHTCPHCHEALEFFKTALAGLPEDQRPLLYGVETSRSTAGAIRNRLDADGLDYFPVLRDKDRVVQSAYGVFGGVPDIFLIDRKGRIVSRSSGWNAAEGPLLRMRMAQMAGAPVPMLLHATGYSGSEVCGVCHQSEHQTWQLTQHATAFDTLVTHGSAADPECVGCHVVGFGEAGGFEISPPKPTLEDVGCESCHGRGGPHLSPSFITDANYDPVCVTCHDTKHSLGFEYASFLPKVSHAANAHILTLPAAEREKILAERGGLRANVLPTNAEYVGSEACRSCHEAEFATWAAGPHAASLASLETKGESTNPDCLRCHTTAFDRKGGFPASASVGDHPDLARVGCESCHGPGGNHVAESSVKLGSIVSLGDKCDSCVILQICGGCHDDANDPGFEFEVQAKIDKIRHATIEAGTGKPLQGKSALRVPTIDTHALLARAFEAHDRATGRP, from the coding sequence GTGGATTCGCGTAGCGAAACGCGCAGCCAGCGCGGAGTCAGCCACGACCAGGGACAGCGACGCCCGAAGATCGGAGCCGTGCTGCTCGCGATCGTCATCGCGATCGGCTGCGGCAATACCGAGGAAGCGAGCGCTCCCACCACGACGGCGCCCGGTTCCGAAGCCGCGCCCGAGGCCGCTTCGGTCGAGCCCGCGAAGAGCGGCGGGAAGCAGCGCGTCCAGCGAAAGGAGCAGCCGCTCCCCGCAATCTCGGGCTTCGCGCTCGACGGGCAGCGCATCCAGATCGGCGACTTCCTGGGCAAGCGCGTCGCTCTCTACTTCTTCGATCCGGGCGCGCGCGACGCCGATGCCATCAGCACCGCGGTGTCGCGAGTCGCGGCGCTCGGCGCCGAGTACAACTTCGCGGTCGTCGGCATCGCCTTCGGCGCCGACCGCCCGACCGCCGAGGCCCACGTCGCGAAGAACAACCTCGACTTCCCGGTGATCGATGACGCTTCGGGCCGGATCTCACGGCGCTTCGGCCTGCGCGAGGCCGCGATGCTCGGCGTCGATGGGGATGGCTACGTCACCTGGGCGTCGCGGTTCTCGACGAACATGCCCAACCCGTCGGACCACATCGAAGGCCAGCTGCGCACCGCCCTGCGGATTCCGGAAGCCGCACCAGAGAGCTTCGGCTCCCGGCCGGAAGCCCCGACGTTCACCGCCAAACAGCTCGACGAGGAGGCCCCGTTCGATTTCGCGACGACCCGCGGCGAGGCGGTGGTCCTGATCTTCTTCCTCCACACCTGCCCCCACTGCCACGAGGCCCTCGAGTTCTTCAAGACCGCGCTCGCCGGCCTTCCCGAAGACCAGCGCCCCCTCCTTTACGGAGTCGAGACCAGCCGCAGCACCGCCGGGGCGATTCGCAATCGGCTGGACGCGGACGGGCTCGACTACTTCCCGGTGCTCCGCGACAAGGACCGGGTCGTACAGAGCGCGTACGGGGTCTTCGGTGGCGTCCCGGACATCTTCCTGATCGATCGGAAAGGCCGCATCGTGTCACGCAGCAGCGGCTGGAACGCCGCCGAGGGTCCGCTGCTGCGCATGCGCATGGCCCAGATGGCGGGGGCGCCGGTCCCGATGCTGCTCCACGCCACGGGCTACTCGGGAAGTGAAGTCTGCGGCGTCTGCCACCAGTCCGAACACCAGACCTGGCAACTGACCCAACACGCGACGGCCTTCGACACGCTCGTCACCCACGGCTCGGCCGCCGACCCCGAGTGCGTCGGCTGCCACGTCGTCGGGTTCGGCGAGGCGGGTGGGTTCGAGATCTCGCCGCCGAAGCCCACCCTCGAGGACGTCGGCTGCGAGTCGTGCCATGGCCGCGGGGGCCCGCACCTCTCTCCCAGCTTCATCACCGACGCCAACTACGATCCGGTCTGCGTGACCTGCCATGACACGAAGCACTCGCTCGGGTTCGAGTACGCGAGCTTCCTGCCCAAGGTGTCCCACGCCGCTAACGCGCACATCCTGACGCTGCCCGCCGCCGAGCGCGAGAAGATCCTCGCCGAGCGCGGCGGCCTGCGCGCCAACGTGCTGCCGACGAACGCCGAGTACGTCGGCTCCGAGGCCTGTCGTTCCTGTCACGAAGCCGAGTTCGCGACCTGGGCGGCCGGGCCGCACGCGGCGTCGCTGGCGTCCTTGGAAACGAAGGGCGAGAGCACCAATCCCGACTGCCTGCGCTGCCACACCACCGCCTTCGATCGCAAGGGCGGCTTCCCGGCCAGCGCCTCCGTCGGCGACCACCCGGACCTCGCCCGCGTCGGCTGCGAGTCGTGCCACGGTCCCGGCGGAAACCACGTCGCCGAGAGCTCGGTGAAGCTCGGCAGCATCGTCTCGCTCGGGGACAAATGCGACTCCTGCGTGATCCTCCAGATCTGCGGCGGCTGCCACGACGATGCGAACGATCCGGGCTTCGAGTTCGAAGTCCAGGCGAAGATCGACAAGATCCGCCACGCCACGATCGAAGCGGGCACGGGGAAGCCGCTTCAGGGGAAGTCGGCGCTGCGGGTCCCGACCATCGATACTCACGCATTGCTCGCGCGGGCCTTCGAGGCCCACGACCGCGCGACGGGCCGGCCCTAG
- a CDS encoding DnaJ domain-containing protein, translated as MSLAPTEIVALARIIEDLDYYQLLHLKRDAHGGDVKKAYHATSRTFHPDANRHLEGDLQEAAKVISKRVTEAYVVLRDPRRRRAYDAHLQSGDSNRLQLAEAQAQAGRRDVEERGATTPQGRQFFTRAQADIAKRDWASAARNLQTALTFEPGNAAIQQALTQVKAEQG; from the coding sequence ATGTCGCTCGCCCCTACCGAAATCGTGGCCCTCGCCCGGATCATCGAGGACCTCGACTACTACCAGCTCCTGCACCTGAAGCGTGACGCCCACGGCGGCGACGTGAAGAAGGCCTACCACGCGACGTCGCGGACCTTTCACCCCGATGCGAACCGCCATCTCGAAGGCGATTTGCAGGAAGCGGCGAAGGTGATCTCGAAGCGCGTGACCGAGGCGTACGTCGTGCTGCGCGATCCGCGCCGACGCCGCGCCTACGACGCCCACCTCCAATCGGGTGACAGCAACCGGCTGCAGCTCGCCGAGGCCCAGGCCCAGGCGGGTCGCCGCGACGTCGAGGAGCGCGGCGCGACCACGCCCCAGGGCCGCCAGTTCTTCACGCGGGCCCAGGCCGACATCGCGAAGCGCGACTGGGCTTCGGCCGCGCGAAACCTGCAGACCGCGCTGACGTTCGAGCCTGGCAACGCCGCCATCCAGCAGGCACTCACGCAGGTCAAGGCCGAACAGGGCTGA
- a CDS encoding Hsp70 family protein, which produces MAEIAVGIDLGTSNSCVAVARKRKVEVLPNAYGESTTASVVNLGADGSITVGNAAKANVIHDPTNTISSSKRLIGRYFFSEEVKKAKAICSYDIVEGENHSVRIKVREEVFSLPEISAMVLRELKSIGESRVGQPVNKAVVTVPAYFNDNQRQATKDAARIAGLEVLRILNEPTAAALAYGFGKGLNQKVAVYDLGGGTFDISVLEIGEDVFEVLSTSGDTFLGGDDFDDRIIDLLADEFSAKEGINLRNDPFALEKLKVAAEDAKKAFSVDDEVEIRIPDIVTTPDGASRSIERTVTKQEFWNLVSDLVQRTFKVCDEALQEAGVIARDLDGVILVGGPTRLPTIRTAVKEYFQQEPKDDVDPDEVVAMGAAIHAASLLDQGGDAYLLDVTPLSLQMGVAGDLCEPIIERNTPVPIEQTRVFTTARDDQESVSIKVYQGEARELDDNELLGQFEFSGFQRGRRGEVQIDVTFEINTDGIVNVTASDKTTGQQASTRISLSSGLSEGEIRDIVSRGVADRVQTAEADDDGAPGGEMPALEGAAPAAAIDPVAELFGEDPDDDPGDPIMAEATPEPLVTEPVMESAPETAMPEPIVAEPTAAAEEVELAPEPEAAAVPSIVVTDDAPDLEIDDDLAGAPELEIDEDLLSPSAESAPAVEVEASEAVTSAALEEDAEPSGPAPLLTPAPSETLDVDPDAVTQPDEPDLLEATPDVQTPTDSPMADDVVIEPEEIELDIEVDASELDALVGDAEEAGTLFGDISENLAGSDEEAK; this is translated from the coding sequence ATGGCGGAGATCGCGGTCGGAATCGACCTGGGGACCAGCAACTCCTGTGTGGCCGTAGCGCGCAAGCGCAAGGTCGAGGTCCTCCCCAACGCCTACGGCGAGAGCACCACCGCGAGCGTGGTGAACCTCGGCGCCGATGGGTCCATCACGGTGGGAAACGCCGCCAAGGCGAACGTCATCCATGACCCCACCAACACCATCTCGTCTTCGAAGCGCCTGATCGGCCGCTACTTCTTCTCGGAAGAAGTGAAGAAGGCAAAGGCGATCTGTTCCTACGACATCGTCGAGGGTGAGAACCACAGTGTCCGCATCAAGGTGCGCGAGGAGGTGTTCAGCCTCCCCGAGATCAGCGCCATGGTGCTTCGCGAACTGAAGTCGATCGGCGAGTCGCGCGTCGGCCAGCCGGTCAACAAGGCCGTCGTCACGGTCCCGGCCTACTTCAACGACAACCAGCGCCAGGCCACGAAGGACGCGGCGCGCATCGCGGGCCTCGAAGTCCTGCGCATCCTGAACGAGCCGACCGCGGCCGCCCTCGCCTACGGCTTCGGCAAGGGCCTGAACCAGAAGGTCGCGGTCTACGACCTCGGCGGCGGCACCTTCGACATCTCGGTCCTCGAGATCGGCGAGGACGTCTTCGAGGTGCTGTCCACGAGCGGCGACACCTTCCTGGGCGGCGACGACTTCGACGACCGCATCATCGACCTCCTGGCCGACGAGTTCAGCGCCAAGGAAGGCATCAACCTCCGCAACGATCCCTTCGCGCTCGAGAAGCTGAAGGTCGCGGCCGAGGACGCGAAGAAGGCCTTCTCGGTCGACGACGAGGTCGAGATCCGTATTCCCGACATCGTGACCACGCCCGACGGCGCGTCGCGATCGATCGAACGCACGGTCACCAAGCAGGAGTTCTGGAACCTGGTCTCCGACCTGGTGCAGCGGACCTTCAAGGTCTGCGACGAAGCGCTGCAGGAAGCCGGCGTGATCGCGCGCGACCTCGACGGTGTAATCCTCGTCGGCGGCCCGACCCGGCTCCCGACGATCCGTACGGCCGTCAAGGAGTACTTCCAGCAGGAGCCGAAGGACGACGTCGACCCGGACGAAGTGGTCGCGATGGGCGCCGCCATCCATGCTGCGTCCCTTCTCGATCAGGGCGGCGACGCCTATCTCCTCGACGTCACGCCGCTCTCCCTGCAGATGGGCGTGGCCGGCGATCTCTGCGAGCCGATCATCGAGCGCAACACGCCGGTCCCGATCGAGCAGACGCGGGTCTTCACGACCGCGCGCGACGATCAGGAATCGGTCTCGATCAAGGTCTACCAGGGCGAGGCCCGTGAGCTCGACGACAACGAGCTGCTGGGGCAGTTCGAGTTCTCGGGCTTCCAGCGCGGACGCCGCGGCGAAGTCCAGATCGACGTCACCTTCGAGATCAACACCGACGGCATCGTGAACGTCACGGCGAGCGACAAGACGACGGGCCAGCAGGCATCGACGCGCATCTCGCTGTCGTCCGGCCTCTCCGAGGGAGAGATCCGGGACATCGTCTCTCGCGGTGTCGCCGACCGGGTGCAAACCGCCGAGGCCGACGACGACGGCGCTCCCGGCGGAGAGATGCCCGCGCTCGAGGGTGCCGCCCCGGCCGCCGCCATCGACCCCGTGGCCGAGCTGTTCGGCGAGGACCCGGACGACGACCCGGGCGATCCGATCATGGCCGAGGCCACTCCCGAGCCGCTGGTGACCGAGCCCGTCATGGAGAGCGCGCCGGAAACCGCGATGCCCGAGCCGATCGTCGCGGAGCCCACGGCGGCCGCCGAAGAAGTGGAACTCGCGCCCGAGCCCGAAGCCGCCGCGGTGCCGAGCATCGTCGTGACGGACGACGCTCCGGACCTGGAGATCGACGACGACCTCGCAGGTGCGCCCGAACTCGAGATCGACGAGGACCTGCTGTCGCCCAGCGCCGAGAGCGCACCAGCGGTAGAGGTGGAAGCGTCGGAAGCCGTGACGTCGGCCGCGCTCGAGGAAGACGCCGAGCCGAGCGGTCCGGCACCCCTGCTCACTCCCGCGCCGAGCGAGACCCTCGATGTCGACCCCGACGCGGTGACCCAGCCCGACGAGCCGGACCTCCTCGAAGCGACGCCCGACGTGCAGACGCCGACCGACAGCCCGATGGCGGACGACGTCGTGATCGAGCCCGAAGAGATCGAACTCGACATCGAGGTGGACGCCTCGGAGCTCGATGCGCTCGTGGGTGACGCCGAGGAAGCGGGAACGCTCTTCGGCGACATCTCCGAGAACCTCGCTGGAAGTGACGAAGAAGCGAAATAG
- a CDS encoding YebC/PmpR family DNA-binding transcriptional regulator yields MSGHSKWSTIKRKKGAADAKRGKIFTKLIREIATAARMGGGDPNSNPRLRLAIDKARGANMPKDNIERAIKKGTGEGEGEAYEEVVYEGYGPGGTAIYVETLTDNKNRTVGEVRHVLTKHGGNLGASGCVAYLFEKRGVLTYDADGVDLDSLMEAALEAGANDVVESGELIEVIAAPSDFSGVSETLRGAGFEPADAGITMHPSTTVDLSGSEAETMLRVADALDDLDDVQNVYANFDISDEEMQRIAG; encoded by the coding sequence ATGTCCGGCCATTCGAAATGGTCCACCATCAAGCGGAAGAAGGGCGCTGCGGACGCGAAGCGCGGGAAGATCTTCACGAAGCTGATCCGCGAGATCGCCACGGCCGCCCGGATGGGGGGAGGAGACCCCAACTCCAACCCGCGGCTGCGCCTGGCCATCGACAAGGCCCGCGGCGCGAACATGCCCAAGGACAACATCGAGCGGGCCATCAAGAAGGGCACCGGCGAGGGCGAGGGCGAGGCCTACGAAGAGGTGGTGTACGAGGGCTATGGCCCTGGGGGGACCGCCATCTACGTGGAGACCCTCACCGACAACAAGAACCGGACGGTCGGCGAGGTGCGCCACGTGCTGACGAAGCACGGCGGCAACCTCGGGGCATCGGGCTGCGTCGCCTATCTCTTCGAGAAGCGCGGGGTCCTGACCTACGACGCGGACGGCGTGGATCTCGACTCGCTGATGGAAGCGGCTCTCGAGGCCGGCGCGAACGACGTCGTCGAGTCGGGCGAGTTGATCGAGGTGATCGCCGCACCGAGCGACTTCAGCGGGGTCAGCGAGACGCTGCGCGGCGCGGGCTTCGAGCCCGCCGATGCGGGGATCACGATGCACCCGAGCACGACGGTGGATCTGAGTGGGTCCGAGGCCGAGACGATGCTGCGGGTGGCGGATGCGCTCGACGATCTGGACGACGTCCAGAACGTGTATGCGAACTTCGATATCTCCGACGAGGAGATGCAGCGGATCGCCGGGTAG
- a CDS encoding PEP-CTERM sorting domain-containing protein has translation MAESSLNIFFRTREPTLWLFEGELSGEVFWTARFLFDRQTVLNFVHLGGDSPTIFREVVEVDFSALSEIELGRRASGLVSGSYRFSFTPVPEPSTALLLTAGLAALALRRRA, from the coding sequence GTGGCCGAGTCGTCGCTGAACATCTTCTTCCGGACCCGCGAGCCCACGCTGTGGCTCTTCGAAGGCGAGCTCTCCGGCGAGGTCTTCTGGACGGCACGGTTCCTCTTCGACCGACAGACGGTCTTGAACTTCGTCCATCTGGGTGGCGACTCACCGACGATCTTTCGTGAGGTCGTGGAGGTGGACTTCTCTGCCCTCAGTGAGATCGAGCTGGGTCGGAGAGCTTCGGGACTAGTCAGCGGCAGCTACCGCTTCAGCTTCACGCCCGTCCCCGAGCCCAGCACCGCCCTCCTCCTCACCGCCGGCCTCGCCGCCTTGGCGCTGCGCCGGCGCGCGTAG
- the ruvC gene encoding crossover junction endodeoxyribonuclease RuvC: MGVDPGSQATGYGVIDALGGDDLRWVAHGVLRPGKTVSLSLRLGSLATELGGLIETYRPDVACVENVFVSASARSALVLGQARGAALVALGQAAVPLVEYAPAKIKQSVSGSGRAPKAQVQRMVKRLLALQRTPPTDAADALAAAICHAQAGRLEALPRVKRRRPRTGAFAGRVRVRRAP; the protein is encoded by the coding sequence CTGGGGGTCGATCCCGGCTCGCAGGCGACCGGCTACGGCGTGATCGACGCGCTCGGCGGCGACGACCTGCGCTGGGTCGCGCACGGCGTCTTGCGCCCGGGAAAGACGGTGAGTCTGTCGTTGCGCCTCGGGAGCCTGGCGACCGAGCTCGGGGGGCTGATCGAGACCTACCGACCCGACGTGGCCTGCGTCGAGAACGTCTTCGTGTCGGCGAGTGCGCGCTCGGCGCTGGTGCTCGGTCAGGCCCGCGGCGCTGCGCTGGTAGCGCTCGGTCAGGCGGCCGTGCCGCTCGTCGAGTACGCCCCGGCGAAGATCAAACAGAGTGTGTCCGGCAGCGGTCGGGCGCCGAAGGCCCAGGTGCAGCGGATGGTGAAGCGGTTGCTCGCGCTGCAGCGCACGCCGCCCACCGACGCGGCCGACGCCCTCGCCGCGGCGATCTGTCACGCCCAGGCGGGACGCCTCGAAGCCCTGCCCCGGGTGAAGCGTCGGCGGCCGCGCACCGGCGCGTTTGCGGGTCGGGTGCGGGTGAGGCGCGCGCCGTGA